In one window of Maribacter sp. BPC-D8 DNA:
- a CDS encoding cytochrome C oxidase subunit IV family protein encodes MADGHKLEIFRGLVKFKSNTQKIWGVLAFLTLITAVEVVLGIVKPASLTDTHVLGMKLINWVFIILTLVKAYYIAWDFMHLRDEKSSLRRAIIWTPVFLVIYLTFILLVEADYIYNVYKDGFVSWNF; translated from the coding sequence ATGGCAGACGGACATAAATTAGAAATTTTTAGAGGACTTGTAAAGTTCAAATCTAACACACAGAAAATCTGGGGAGTATTAGCTTTTTTAACGCTTATAACTGCAGTAGAAGTAGTGTTAGGTATTGTTAAACCGGCATCATTAACCGATACTCATGTATTGGGTATGAAGTTAATCAACTGGGTTTTTATTATATTAACCTTAGTTAAGGCATATTATATCGCTTGGGATTTTATGCACTTACGTGACGAGAAGTCTTCATTAAGAAGAGCGATTATTTGGACACCAGTATTTTTGGTTATTTATTTAACATTTATTCTTCTAGTAGAAGCCGATTATATTTATAATGTATATAAAGATGGCTTTGTAAGTTGGAACTTCTAA
- a CDS encoding cytochrome c oxidase subunit 3 — MNSTVTTETETSVWGGGNQPLGASYGKLMMWFFLVSDALTFSAFLAAYGFSRFKFIETWPIADEVFTHVPFFHGNYPMIYVAFMTFILIMSSVTMVLAVDAGHKMKQNAVTWYMFATVIGGIIFVGSQAWEWGTFIKGDHGALETKGGRILQFVKADTGERASLADFAASIPDDRVIHERKNGLWFFQEPTLTSVSLAEVVEGFKADSNILIRTEQINEEGEKTLLDRKASLAKLAEATQVVEGANLIHNEYGTRLFADFFFFITGFHGFHVFSGVVINIIIFFNVIIGTYERRGHYEMVEKVGLYWHFVDLVWVFVFTFFYLV, encoded by the coding sequence ATGAATTCTACGGTGACTACGGAAACGGAAACAAGCGTATGGGGTGGTGGCAATCAGCCTCTAGGAGCAAGCTACGGCAAATTAATGATGTGGTTTTTCCTTGTATCGGATGCGTTAACTTTCTCAGCATTTTTAGCAGCATACGGCTTTTCAAGATTTAAATTTATTGAAACATGGCCAATAGCGGACGAAGTGTTTACACACGTTCCTTTCTTTCATGGTAATTACCCCATGATTTATGTTGCGTTTATGACTTTTATTTTAATTATGTCATCGGTAACGATGGTATTGGCAGTTGATGCAGGTCATAAAATGAAACAGAATGCAGTAACATGGTACATGTTCGCTACTGTAATCGGAGGTATAATCTTCGTTGGTTCTCAAGCTTGGGAGTGGGGTACTTTTATTAAAGGTGACCATGGTGCATTAGAAACTAAAGGAGGTAGAATATTACAGTTCGTAAAGGCTGATACAGGTGAAAGGGCTTCATTAGCAGATTTTGCAGCTTCTATACCAGATGATAGAGTTATTCACGAAAGAAAGAATGGACTTTGGTTTTTTCAAGAACCAACATTAACTAGTGTTTCACTAGCAGAGGTGGTTGAAGGGTTTAAAGCTGATTCTAATATTTTGATTAGAACTGAACAAATCAACGAAGAAGGTGAGAAGACACTTCTAGATAGAAAAGCCTCTTTGGCAAAACTGGCAGAAGCAACACAAGTTGTTGAAGGTGCTAATTTGATTCATAATGAATATGGAACCAGACTTTTTGCTGACTTCTTTTTCTTTATTACAGGTTTTCACGGTTTCCACGTATTCTCGGGTGTAGTAATTAATATTATTATTTTCTTTAATGTTATCATTGGTACTTACGAGAGAAGAGGTCATTATGAAATGGTTGAAAAAGTCGGATTGTACTGGCACTTTGTAGATTTAGTTTGGGTATTCGTATTTACCTTCTTCTACTTAGTATAA
- a CDS encoding SCO family protein produces MNKKYTYVWVSLIVLIFGIIVVPRIVERLSSGSVVENDRLNVSGKKSSEKLGYILLDGKRRKVPAFEFINQDSVVVSDKDYLGKVYVVDFFFTRCPSICPVMTTNLVGVQKHFKDADDFAIASFSITPEFDTPQVLRSYKEKYLIQDKNWNLMTGDHDGIYELANAGFNIFAAEMPDVPGGFEHSGLFALVDKDGYLRSRIDDFGNPIVYYRGAILEEKGVNDHGETEEIGILKIDIQKLLEE; encoded by the coding sequence ATGAATAAGAAGTATACATACGTTTGGGTTTCGCTAATTGTTCTAATTTTTGGCATTATTGTAGTGCCAAGAATAGTAGAAAGATTGTCTTCTGGTTCTGTTGTTGAGAACGATCGTTTAAATGTTTCTGGTAAAAAGAGTAGCGAGAAGCTTGGCTATATACTGTTAGATGGGAAACGAAGAAAAGTACCTGCTTTTGAATTTATAAACCAAGATAGTGTTGTTGTTTCTGATAAAGATTATTTGGGTAAAGTATATGTTGTTGATTTCTTTTTTACCAGATGCCCAAGTATCTGCCCCGTAATGACAACTAACTTAGTAGGTGTTCAAAAGCATTTTAAAGATGCCGATGACTTTGCAATAGCATCTTTTAGTATTACACCAGAGTTTGATACACCACAGGTGCTAAGAAGCTATAAAGAGAAATATTTGATTCAAGATAAAAACTGGAATCTAATGACCGGTGATCATGATGGTATATATGAATTGGCAAATGCAGGTTTTAATATTTTTGCGGCTGAGATGCCAGATGTTCCTGGTGGGTTTGAACATTCGGGTTTATTTGCCTTAGTAGATAAAGATGGTTACCTACGATCAAGAATAGATGACTTTGGTAACCCGATAGTGTATTATCGTGGTGCTATTCTAGAAGAAAAAGGAGTTAATGATCATGGTGAAACGGAAGAAATAGGGATTCTGAAAATTGATATTCAGAAATTGTTAGAAGAATAA
- a CDS encoding cytochrome c oxidase subunit 3 translates to MDLTQGTAAEKNARAKKMMLWFGIISLLMGFAGWTSAYIVSSSREDWSSDITLPNSFLYSTIVIIISSLSYMMAKKAISEGENASGTKWLLATLGLGVLFIFLQFSGFSQLVSEGYYFTGPTSSIKVSYVFLIAMVHVVHVVAGMISLLVVLYNQNKGKYSKENYLGVTLGATFWHFLDLLWVYLVLFMFFVK, encoded by the coding sequence ATGGATTTAACACAAGGTACGGCGGCAGAGAAAAATGCAAGAGCAAAGAAGATGATGCTTTGGTTTGGTATTATCAGCCTATTAATGGGTTTTGCAGGGTGGACAAGTGCTTATATTGTAAGTAGTTCGCGAGAAGACTGGTCTAGCGACATTACGCTACCAAATTCTTTTCTATATAGTACTATAGTTATCATTATTAGTAGTCTTAGCTATATGATGGCAAAGAAAGCAATTAGTGAAGGTGAAAATGCAAGCGGTACTAAATGGCTATTGGCGACGTTAGGTTTAGGAGTACTTTTTATTTTTCTACAATTTTCGGGTTTTTCTCAATTAGTATCAGAAGGGTATTACTTTACAGGACCTACAAGTAGTATAAAAGTATCTTATGTCTTTTTGATTGCGATGGTGCATGTAGTGCATGTTGTTGCGGGTATGATATCTTTATTGGTGGTGTTGTACAATCAAAACAAAGGAAAATATAGTAAAGAGAACTATTTAGGTGTTACCTTAGGGGCAACATTTTGGCATTTTTTAGATTTATTATGGGTCTATTTGGTGTTATTTATGTTCTTTGTGAAATAA